gtgagggagcagtgagggaggagtgagggaggagtgagggagcagtgagggaggagtgaaggaggagtgagggaggagtgagggaggagtgaaggaggtgtgagggaggagtgaaggaggtgtgagggaggagtgagggagcagtgagggaggagtgaaggaggtgtgagggaggagtgagggagcagtgagggaggagtgagggagcagtgagggaggagtgaaggaggtgtgagggagcagtgagggaggagtgagggaggtgtgagggaggagtgaaggaggtgtgagggaggagtgagggagcagtgagggaggtgtgagggagcagtgagggaggagtgatggagcagtgaaggaggtgtgagggaggagtgagggagcagtgagggaggagtgatggagcagtgaaggaggtgtgagggaggagtgagggagcagtgagggaggagtgaaggaggtgtgagggaggagtgagggagcagtgagggaggagtgagggagcagtgagggaggagtgaaggaggtgtgagggaggagtgagggagcagtgagggagcagtgaaggaggtgtgagggaggagtgagggagcagtgagggaggtgtgagggaggagtgaaggagcagtgagggagcattgagggaggagtgagggagcagtgagggaggtgtgagggaggagtgaaggagcagtgagggagcagtgaaggaggagtgagggagcagtgagggagcagtgaaggaggagtgaaggagcagtgagggagcattgagggaggagtgagggagcagtgagggagcagtgagggagtAGTGaaggaggagtgaaggagcagtgagggagcagtgaaggaggagtgaaggagcagtgagggagtagtgaaggaggagtgagggaggaaaCTGAGCTTTTCTCTTCGCAGCAGGAAGTcatttgttaaaaatattttgacttcctgtttctcctgcagagacacGCCCACTCAGCTGACAGATGTAACTTGCAGAGCTACAAAACAAACGCACCTCAGTCCTCCAGCAGGGCGGAGTTTTGTGACTTCCTGCTGAAGTCTCATCTGCAGACTGACTCTGTACACTGGGGGCGCTACTGAGCTGAAACTGTTGGTTGATTGATCATCATGTGACCTGACACtcgtttctgtctctttcaggaattgattttaaaatcaggACGATAGATTTTGACggaaagaaaatcaaacttCAGATATGGTGagtgtggcacacacacacacacacacacacacacacacacacacacacacacacacacacacacacacacacaccaacctaATTCTGACCCTAAtaccaaaatgtcctcacaacgaTGGTTTTGCTATAGAACTATAGaaacacaagcgcacacacacacactgatgctgatTGGTTGAACTGACCACagtctacttcctgtttcctcaggGACACGGCGGGTCAGGAGAGGTTCAGGACCATCACAACAGCCTATTACAGAGGAGCCATGGTAAGACACGCCCCTTCCTCAGCACCTCATATATACACATTCTactgagatatatatatactgtatgtgtatatatatatatatacacataactGAGACGTTATGTTTGAAGGTTTTACTTCTCCACCAGAACCAGATGTCTCAGAGATGATGAGTCTGATGAGTATGAATCTGATGAATCTGATGAGTTCGATGAGTCTGATGAGTTTGAGTCTGATGAATCTGATGAGTCTGATGAATCTGATGAGTCTGAATCTGATGAGTCTGATGAGTTTAAATCGATGAGTCTAAATCTGATGAGTCTGATGAGTTTGAATCTGATGAGTCTGATGAGTCTGATGAACCTGAATCTGATGAGTCTGATGAGTTTGAATCTGAGTCTGATGAGTCTGATGAATCTGATGAGTCTGAATCTGATGAGTCTGATGAGTTTAAATCGATGAGTCTGAATCTGATGAGTCTGATGAACCTGAATCTGATGAGTTTGATGAGTCTGATGAGTCTGATGAGTTTGAGTCTGATGAGTCTGATGAACCTGAATCTGATGAGTTTGATGAGTCTGATGAACCTGAATCTGATGAGTTTGATGAGTCTGATGAGTTTGAATCTGAGTCTGATTAGTCTGATTAGTCTGAtgagtctgagtctgaggaGTCTGATGAGTTTAAATCGATGAGTCTGAATCTGATGAGTTTGAATCTGATGAATCTGATGAGTCTGATGAGTCTGAATCTGATGACTCTGATGAGTTTGATGAGTCTGATGAGTTTGAATCTGATGAATCTGATGAATCTGATGAGTCTGAATCTGATGAGTCTGATGAGTTTGATGACTTTAACCACAGTTTAAGTCACATCTGAACAATCTGTGATGATCTTCAGACAAACTGAAGCTGATTGGTTCAGTTTCTATAAACATGAGAcaaacacttcctgttctgatgtcacttcctgtccgcTGTGTTTCAGGGCATCATGCTGGTGTATGACATCACCAACGAGAAATCCTTCGACAACATCAGGAACTGGATCCGGAACATtgaggaggtgagggggggcGGGGCCAGTTCAGTGAGCCAATGGGAAGAGTCCGTTTTAAAACGTGaggaggaagtgacatcatttCATCGCTTGggatcatttatatatttttaacgTAGTTTTTCTGGAGGTCGAAGCCACCGAGTCTCATAGAAAACATGATCTACATGATgtataatattacatttattatatgtAACTTAAtcttatatttattatatttaatgtcatatatttatcatatttatatttcgtccgtttaaaaagttaaaaaatcTGTAGACAGTTAATCTCAGGGTCgattccagctcctcctgctgctgtgccCTTGAGCAAACCCCCCAGCTTCACgtgtctctctgctcctctgtgtttacTCTGCAGCACGCGTCCTCCGACGTGGAGCGAATGGTTCTGGGAAACAAATGTGACATGAACGACAAGAGACAAGTGTCCAAAGAACGAGGAGAGAAGGTGGATTTAAACTGATGTTAagagaaataacagaaactGGCTGATTCATCGTCAACAAGTTAAACGGTTTAATAAGAAAATATCAAACGTGActttttctcttgttcagttGGCGATAGATTACGGAATCAAGTTTTTAGAAACCAGCGCAAAGTCCAGCATCAACGTGGAGGAGGTGAGTTCTGATCTTCattcatcagtcacatgtttaataTACGATTTACTatatgtccacacacacacacacacacacacacacacacacacacacacacacacacacacacacacacacacacacacacacacacacacagcagattcaCATCCGTTCACACAACTGcatcaaactgatgtttttatgtcttCAGGGCTTTTTCACACTCGCCAGAGACATCATGATGAGACTGAACAGAAAGATGGTGAGTCCATTAAAGAACaatgtcttcatcttcatcttcatcgtcatcttcagacaggaagtcacatgtttctgttcacCTGAGGATTTAATTCTGGACGTGACAAACAATAATTTGACCTTTGTCCCGTTTACCTGACAAACTGATGTGACTGAATTTAAAACTTACTCAACTGTGAAACTTTCATGGCGTCACATTTTATGACAGTTTTATGATTTATGGTATTTTTGTGATATATGAAGTGATGAAGAATAATGAGTCTAAACAAACTGCTCAcactccttcttcttcctatAGAACGACAATAACCCACCAGGTGGCGCTGGTCCAGTGAAGATCACAGAGTCTCGCTCGAAAAAGAGTTTCTTCAGGTGTTCACTGCTGTAGATGGAgccttcgtcctcctcctcctcttcctcctcctcctcctcctcctcctcctcctcctcctcctcctccccctgcagcaggaggaacatCAGAACTGTGGAAACATGAGGAACCAAacaggctcctcctcctcgtcgctctctctctgaagAAGAGTTTGTAAAGAAAGAGAACCCAAgtgacgatgaggaggaggatgaagatgcaGAGCTTTGTTtgaagttttcatgttttaatattattttctttcatagTTTAAAAGTTTCAGcactgaatttatttttcaaagatcGAAGCCTTAAAGGATCAGAAAAtcattttatagattttattcatatataaacttagaattatatttataattttgattaaattatgaaaaagtatgatcatttatttttaaagtcttTGGGTTGAAGTTCCATCAGTTTTTATGTTTCACTGTTGAAACGAGTTCACggcaggaaaaataaaatttaGAAATTTAGAAGTAGATCATTCAAAATGACTTTTGGAAAATAGAGAATCTAAACTAAAAAGTTACAAAGGTTAAAAAAATTTCAATTGAgtcaaacatatttatttataatttcaaatttgaaacacttacattttatttccatttatttattatcgATCATATTTCATCTCGGATTCAATTTTTCATCCATTTTACTTTAGTTAAATAATCCTGGTCATTAACGATTTCTTTAATATGTCTTAACTGAATTATTTCAATGACAAAactaaatttataaaataagagtTATGCTAATATACATATTAATAGTtagatattttttattcatatataatgaacagactgaagagaaaacagtgaagaattaataatgaaaagaaacGAGGACTGACAGTactgaagaagatgaaggaatCAAATGTCAAACGATGtcatgacgatgatgatgatgatgatgacgttATTAATTAATCATATATTCGTCTCCGCCATTTAACCCTTGATGGCCGGGGATGAAGGttgagctggagccaatcacagctgttattgggcgagaggcggggtttGACCTGGTCTCCAGCGAATCACAGgacaaacatacagaaacaaagttattgattaactgattataataaaacattggAATGATTAATCTTCATCAtcaacctgttttattttactgtcgtcatgtgactgaaggaatTTAAATCATAAGGTGTTGAACTGTGTGACGTGTTTACAGACTCACTGCagcagtattattattattattcatcaacTATCAACCAGTTCTATTATTAATCAGTTATTATATTATCAATCATCTTGTCTTTATTAACTCGCGTCCTGCTgctctttgtattttttaatgatgtttctaTCAAACTCATTTTCATTCAAGGTCACATCAATCAAGCTGAccaatattattaaaaaatctATCAacctgattattattttaaaaaacacttaatatttatgtctttcattaaaaattcaccagtattttgtttttctaatacATTAGTCTAATCTTCACCTCCTGACTTCAATAACCATCGTTTATGTCGTTCATGTTTTtataagaaacaaaacaaagtatattttatttttttaacttttattttgttcttcagtgttttttctgtgaaatGAGAGAAAGTTCAAAATGAAGACTTTTATCATAAAGTCTAGAAACTGTTTGATCAGCTGATCGATAAGAATCTGCTTCATTtcagctttttctctttttactgattattttctgtttcattataaaactttgttttttaatttgtttaaatgtttttattttcacttggTAACTATTCTATGCAAAAATGTCTTATAATGATAAAAAGTGTTGATGTTTATATTATTGAAGAAAAttgtcacttttattttcacattaaaatctgAGTCTGATAAAGTCTCAGATTTTTACACAGAAAACTTTTACTTCAAATAATTTTTTGCTTCAGTTTCATTCAAATCTAAAAATTGAGAATcaacagaaaatctgaaaatggaaaatgtattgATCCGTGCAGATTCTTTCCTGAGACATGAATTCATCCAGGAGCTGAATGTTTACACGttagaatgttttctttttattgatcctgattttttgtgtaaaaatcTGTAGATTTACGTGTTTTTCTTGGAGTGAAAAGTTTTCCGGAAGCTTTAATTGTGAAAAGAAATCACTGTGGACGTTTGCGCTCATCATCGCTgtggtgacctttgacctccacttcctgtttgtgatgTCACTGCAACTGATtgtacaaaaaatgaaataaaagactTTTTCTATCAACTTCACAATCTGTCAATTAATCTCTGACCTTCCTGCTCGCACCTGTTTCCACTGTGACCCACTAGGTGGCGCTGCAGATCCACAGCCAAAGCATCTTTCAAACACGGTGACGAGCTGCTTTACAagttcaaaaagaaaaactgaggcTAATAACAAAACTTGACTTTCTCTGATCTTCACTTTGAATCAGAGGAAGGTGTCCTGTGGCTCCGCCTCCTCGCTCCTgtctggaccaatcaggagaagGAGAGCGACCTtcagtgaataataataataatcctgcaCTAGGTGCACAGTGTAACTTTCACCAGCAGGTGGAGCTGTTGTATCAGTCTCTCTCGCGTCAGATCCTAGTGACGTCACTCAGCGCTCACAGGAAGTGGGTGTTTCTGCTGCTCCGGGATGGGCGGGGCCACATCCCACAGAACCAGAACCTTCAGCTGTTTGCTTCGTTAACGGATCTGATTATTGATCATGTGACATCAAACTGAAGCTATAAATAAGTATAAGaatatttaaaacctttttatcaCTTGAAATAAAATTTAGGACCAAactcccttttcttcttctacgttttcatgatgaaattaaatcaCATCCAGTGtgaatttaagacattttaatactttttaaggagcccccccccccgtgagtcggtcactgaacacacacacatgacgaaCGTGAGATGACAACAACGTGTCATCGGTTTATTCAAGTAAGAAAAGTGACAGCAGATGCTCAGCTGTGgtttatttacacacatgtacagagtCCAGCTGATCCTGGATCagttcacgcacacacacgcacacacacacacacacacacacacacacacacacacacacacacacacacacgcaccctcACTCAGGCCCTGGATCAGCTCACAAACTGAAAATCTTACGTCGTATTTACAGAACAAACGACCGAAGcttcaaacataaataaaacattcaaactttaTCAGTGACGgtcaaactgcagcaggaagaacacaaacctgcaggagacacacaaacacacacacaaacacacacacagattaatcACATGATCAATTCATaaactttatactttatattgtGATTCATTTCTGTTCCATGTGGCTGTTATGAATAAAGTTGGGTTTATGTCAGTAGACTGGTCTCAGGTTTAACTCCAGATTGAAGTGATGaacagtgatgatgtcagacAGGAAGTACACAGACTTACAGGTGAGTGCTGCGGCTGAGCGGCATCACACGGTGGTGGAGGGGCCCATCACAGCGGCAGTTTTCTGAATACGAACATAAACAGTTAACGTCTGAACCCAGAGTTTCCATCAcgtcatagtgtgtgtgtgtgtgtgtgtgtgcactcactgATGAAATGTACTGGCTGCTCAGGTGCTGCTtgttggaggaagaggagggctgGCCAGGGAGGCTCAGCTCCTCGGGCAGCGCCTCCTGGAGGTGGGAGGAGACGCAGCCGCTGTCGGAGCCTGTGGATCCGGAGAGGCAGCGAGACGACGAGCCTGAACTCTCtgtggctgagagagagagagacacacaatcTGTGAGGAGTGATACCTCCTGTTAGAAACACTATCTCTGAACAACATGGCCGACACACTGTACGTACTCATGGAGGGCTGACTGCTCGTCTCGTGCTCCTGCTCGTCTTCCTCGATACAGGAAGTGATGAAGGAGCCGTCAGCAGCATGGGAGGGGGGCACGTTTTGGCTGAGGGGGCAGGAGGCGTGTAAAGGAAACGTGTGACATCGATAAAGTTTGAATTCAAACTAAACATCAGGTGTGTGTCGCACCTGAACATGTGCAGGTTGAGCGGCCCCAGCAGACTGGAGGACGAAGGCCCCGAGGTCGAGGGGTCGGAGGTCACCACTCCTCGCTTAAAAGGGTTAGAGTGGTCGAAGACGGAGACGGCGATGGACGCCCTCGTCCTGGCACCTGAACACACGTCAATATGTTTACTGATCAGTGATCAGCTTCTACTGATCATTACAATATTTAACAACTGTATCAACGACTGATGGATCCTctcaaacttaaaataaaacttgttGCTCGGGTTCTCCAGTGAATCAGACGTCACACGTTGGATTCCTCATATTTACGTCTGTCTGGTAAAACATGAAGCTTTATAGAAACTGTCGTGGACattgagttgtgtgtgtgtgtgtgtgtgtgtgtgtgtgtgtgtgtgtgtgtgtgtgtgtgtgtgtgtgtgtgtgtcgttacCTCGGCTCTTCATGATGTAGTGAACAGCTCGGTCACTGATGGCGGCGTCGCTCGGCTTTATGTCCAGAAACGGTTTGTTACCAACTCCCATCGACACCATCTCCTTCAGACGcatctctgcacacacacagacacacagacacacacacagacacacacagatcaccaTCACAGTCCtcacatgatgacatcacagagcACGATGAACGCCCCTCTCTCTGTACCTTTGTTCTTGTTGGCCTGCGTCCACAGGATTCGGGCGATGTCCCCGGTCCAGGCGTGTTTGACGTCAGGCGTCGCAGCCTGAAGGATGAACTTCTGATTCTTGGACGTCCTCCTCCTGAACCAGATCTCAAACCGAAGCCCGCTGTCCCCCGTCGACTCGGTCAGACCCACGTCTGCGGTCTGAAGGACAAACAGGTGTTTTCAGCTCAGACTGTCATCAGAGACCACGTCGTAGCGACTCGCTCCGTGCTGGTTACCTTGAAGGAGTGTTTGTAGATGAACACGTCCAgacctccctccatcttcttgGGTTTACTGAAGAGAACCAACTCATCGAACAGGAAGATGTGGCGCTGACATTTCCTCCTGCCGCTCCAGATGGTGAACTCGTCCTGACGGACCAGCTGACCCTGCTCCTTCAGGTTCACCTGCAATGATGCTCAGTcagagtttcaaaataaaagcagctgaagtgaCTGTGACCAGCTCCAGTTTGTGATTTACAGACGGTTTTCACTGGATCACGTGACACTGAAGGAAACTTAAAACATCAAGATTCTACATGAAGTTCTGCAGAGTCTGATTTCTAATTATCATCATCTCTGATGTCATcatcaggaagtgatgtcacactgAGTCAGGTGTTCAGGTCGGACTCTGACCAgagacctttgacctctgacctttactTACGTCACATTCTCGGATGGCGTCCATTGCCAGCAGGTCGTTGCCGTGGCGAAGCTGAAACTTGACCATGTTGGTGGCGTCCTGCAGGGCGACAAGCTCCGCCTCCTGAGCCACGCCCACCTCCTTGATGAGGTCGGTGAGCAGCAGAGCGTATTTACTCATCCTCTGAATGGGCTTCAACAGGTAGGACGACAGGTCCATCTTATCGCCCAGCTCCACCTGTTTCCTCTGGGCGGAAgagaaaaggtcagaggtcagtcaGAGGGAGTCATCCAAcgccagaggtcaaaggtcatggtgtgAGTTCTCACCCTGAAGAAGGAGTTTCCGTGGTTGGACAGCAGAGTGTCAGACTTaggtttgtttttactgtaaagaGCGTAGAGACCGAACTGTTCCTGCTGTGAACGACAACAACATATGGATGagctgagagacacacacacacacacacacacacacacacacacacacacacacacacacacacacacacacacacacacacacacacacac
This genomic stretch from Hippoglossus hippoglossus isolate fHipHip1 chromosome 3, fHipHip1.pri, whole genome shotgun sequence harbors:
- the rab8b gene encoding ras-related protein Rab-8B, giving the protein MAKTYDYLFKLLLIGDSGVGKTCLLFRFSEDAFNTTFISTIGIDFKIRTIDFDGKKIKLQIWDTAGQERFRTITTAYYRGAMGIMLVYDITNEKSFDNIRNWIRNIEEHASSDVERMVLGNKCDMNDKRQVSKERGEKLAIDYGIKFLETSAKSSINVEEGFFTLARDIMMRLNRKMNDNNPPGGAGPVKITESRSKKSFFRCSLL